DNA from Leptospira neocaledonica:
TTGGCCGGAAGATCTAGTATGATTGCTGCCTTAGAAAGATTGAAAGTCGCTTTCTCAAGAGATCCTATCGATCAAAGAGGAGAAACTATCGCCGCTTTGAAAATTTCCAACAGAGCCGGAGGACTTGCTTCCTTATTTGCAACCCACCCTCCTCTAGAAGAAAGAATTGCTGCTCTTAGAGCAAAAGCATACTAACCCAAACTCGCGGCCTTCTTTTCCGGAGGCCGCTCATCATCCCCATTGAAAAAAGAATTGTTTGTTCCTTTCCGGAAAATGGAATTGGACTTCGAGCCCATGTCCATAGTTAAAAGCAAAATTCGCACGATCCCGGATTATCCTCGTAAAGGAATCCTATTCAGAGACATCACTTCCCTATTATTAGATCCGGAAGGTTTAGCTCTTACAATAGGCACTTTCGTGGACCGGTACACAGGCAAAGGAATTACTAAAGTAGCCGGAATCGAAGCCAGAGGTTTTATCATCGGTGCACCTCTCGCATTCCAATTAGGAGTGGGATTCATTCCGATCCGTAAAAAAGGAAAACTTCCCTCCGAAACTGTTTCCCAAGAATATGATCTGGAATATGGAAAAGATGTCATCGAAATACATAAAGATTCTGTAGTTCCCGGAGACAGGATCCTACTCATGGACGACCTGATTGCCACCGGAGGAACTATGATCGCCGCTGTCCAATTATTGCAAAAATTAGGTGCAGAAGTTCCCGAAGTCGGAGTCATCATTGATCTTCCGGATCTAGGCGGAGCTACAAAATTAAATAAAGATTTAGGTGTAAACGTATTCTCCATCTGTGAATTCGAAGGACATTAAGCATCTCATGCAGTTCCTGAAATCTGGTCTTATTGTACTAGTATTTTCCCTTCATTTTCCTCTATTCTCTGAGGAAAAAAGCGATTTCGATCATGTGCGAAAAGCAGTCGTACAAATCAAAGTATATTCCCAAGCATTTAGTGCATTTACCCCTTGGGCCACAGACGGGGTCCGGGCAAGTTCGGGCACTGGATTCCTGATCGGGAATAAAAGAATATTAACAAATGCTCATGTGATCTCAAACGCAAAGTATGTTCAGGTCCAGAGATATAACCAGACTGAATGGTACAGGGTCAAAATTTTACATGTGGCCCACGACTGCGACCTAGCAGTTTTAGAAGCAGAAGACCCAGAATTTTATAAAGATTCCACAGATCTAAGTTTGGGAGAAATTCCGGAGCTGAATTCTTCTCTTATAGTTGTAGGATATCCAATCGGCGGGAATAAGGTTTCCGTAACCAGAGGAATCGTTTCTAGAAAAGAACAATCTAA
Protein-coding regions in this window:
- a CDS encoding adenine phosphoribosyltransferase — translated: MSIVKSKIRTIPDYPRKGILFRDITSLLLDPEGLALTIGTFVDRYTGKGITKVAGIEARGFIIGAPLAFQLGVGFIPIRKKGKLPSETVSQEYDLEYGKDVIEIHKDSVVPGDRILLMDDLIATGGTMIAAVQLLQKLGAEVPEVGVIIDLPDLGGATKLNKDLGVNVFSICEFEGH